A genomic region of Seriola aureovittata isolate HTS-2021-v1 ecotype China chromosome 21, ASM2101889v1, whole genome shotgun sequence contains the following coding sequences:
- the fads6 gene encoding fatty acid desaturase 6, protein MQRAPEEWREGAGDETVVKRRKGDSEDMKGEWRKNAGGTGVEEVEKETLMMELTRMVQKMVKESSWWERRGIDCSILAAAFLCLPPAFLLLSSSQILWFSAGMLLMGVAHGVITIKGTHLASHGALSESQAWGKVWAVFFIEICGSFSARAGVQGHIKMHHAHTNVIGLGDSSVWKVPFLPRFVYLFLAPLAVPIITPLVALAHLKGHSLAHIVRTILMVALGLYSQYWLLIHVSGFMSPLSTLLCMLICRAMFSVPYIHVNIFQHIGLPMFSPTGRPKRIYQMTHGVLNLPRNPVLDWIFGHSLINCHVEHHLFPFLSDNMCLKVKPVVSKYLTEKQLPYQEDSYLSRLNLFFHKYQELMVFAPPITELVGVQ, encoded by the exons ATGCAGCGTGCACcggaggagtggagggaaggAGCAGGGGATGAGACAGTAGtcaagaggaggaagggggatTCAGAAGACATGAAGGGAGAGTGGAGGAAGAACGCAGGAGGCACAGGTGTggaagaggtggagaaagagacGCTTATGATGGAGCTGACGAGGATGGTGCAGAAGATGGTGAAAGAGAGCAGCtggtgggagaggagggggatcGATTGCAGCATCCTGGCAGCAGCattcctctgtctgcctcccg ccttcctgctgctgtcctcCTCTCAGATCCTGTGGTTTTCGGCGGGCATGCTGCTGATGGGCGTCGCTCACGGTGTCATCACCATCAAAGGAACACATCTGGCCAGCCACGGGGCGCTGAGCGAGTCCCAGGCCTGGGGGAAGGTCTGGGCCGTCTTCTTCATCGAG ATCTGTGGTTCGTTCTCAGCGCGAGCCGGCGTGCAGGGACACATTAAGATGCATCATGCTCATACTAATGTCATTGGACTGGGTGACTCCAGCGTATGGAAGGTCCCCTTCCTGCCTCGTTTTGTCTACCTGTTCTTAGCCCCCCTGGCCGTGCCCATCATCACTCCTCTTGTTGCACTCG CTCACCTCAAAGGACACTCTCTGGCCCACATCGTCAGGACCATCCTGATGGTTGCGCTGGGCCTGTACTCACAGTACTGGCTGCTGATCCACGTCTCCGGGTTCATGTCCCCCCTCAGCACCTTGCTCTGTATGCTCATCTGCAGAGCCATGTTCTCTGTGCCGTACATCCATGTCAACATTTTCCAG CACATTGGCCTCCCCATGTTCTCCCCGACCGGCCGACCGAAGAGGATCTACCAGATGACCCACGGCGTCCTGAACCTGCCCCGCAACCCTGTGCTGGACTGGATCTTTGGACACTCGCTTATCAACTGCCACGTGGAGCATCATCTCTTCCCCTTCCTGTCTGATAACATGTGTTTAAAG GTGAAGCCCGTCGTGTCCAAGTATCTGACTGAAAAACAGCTTCCATACCAGGAGGACAGCTACCTCTCTCGTCTCAACCTCTTCTTCCACAAATACCAGGAGCTGATGGTATTTGCTCCTCCGATCACAGAGCTGGTGGGCGTGCAGTGA